A genomic region of Platichthys flesus chromosome 4, fPlaFle2.1, whole genome shotgun sequence contains the following coding sequences:
- the LOC133952017 gene encoding uncharacterized protein LOC133952017, with product MDVLGPDIHAKSFGKIHLVQFDSEGVFGWIPTQTGLIDQFLSEPTELLNTRPRKRRNTNDEVDDDVDGDLAVLPRIPNPIACISSGDMLIFHLAINHTDRRLSHFPVYQKDHLFNSNPGWDFGAFRHLQMLMKQTNFNSTRFAHVFSETGKYVFVDSAVPEWSLVVVVSEEGTECAARSAVFQPMTPAHLVRFGIVKQHRLNLLPDWGVIVGVLSLLLAVVVAVTTTMLVLRPSKAKLVSQWRMKPKWRSLGEPFCPVECDCNGDSIAVPRLGGALGSRGMGEGAEAEEPGLSKGGSVSGRCDLEEFNVKTLYDKLEDQNLHIASQLARHRKDMQEFYRNICQQAETLANSFENMDHKKLSLLKELLVHNTMRDKPSDSLVGEREAQVTYRMT from the exons ATGGATGTTTTGGGACCAGATATTCATGCAAAGAGTTTTGGGAAAATTCATCTGGTCCAATTTGACTCTGAGGGAGTCTTTGGTTGGATTCCCACACAGACGGGACTTATCGATCAGTTCCTGTCAG AACCAACAGAACTCCTAAATACAAGACCTAGAAAGAGGAGAAATACAAATGATGAGGTTGATGATGATGTCGATGGAGACCTGGCTGTTCTTCCACGGATCCCCAACCCCATTGCTTGTATATCCTCCGGTGACATGCTCATTTTCCATCTCGCCATCAATCACACTG ACCGCCGTCTCAGTCACTTCCCAGTGTATCAGAAAGACCACCTGTTCAATAGTAACCCCGGCTGGGACTTTGGAGCCTTCAGACACTTGCAGATGCTCATGAAGCAGACGAACTTCAACTCCACCAG GTTTGCCCACGTGTTCTCAGAAACGGGGAAGTATGTGTTTGTGGACAGCGCTGTCCCCGAGTGGagtttggtggtggtggtcagTGAGGAGGGGACGGAGTGCGCTGCTCGGTCGGCTGTGTTCCAGCCCATGACCCCGGCCCATCTGGTCAGATTTGGGATTGTCAAGCAGCACCGGCTCAACCTTCTTCCTGACTGGGGGGTTATAGTAG GGGTCCTGAGTCTGCTGCTCGCGGTGGTTGTAGCTGTTACCACCACAATGCTCGTTCTGCGACCCAGCAAAGCAAAGCTGGTCTCCCAGTGGAGGATGAAGCCAAAGTGGCGCAGTCTCGGGGAGCCCTTCTGTCCGGTGGAGTGTGACTGCAATGGAGACAG CATCGCTGTCCCCAGGTTAGGAGGTGCTCTCGGCAGCAGGGGGATGGGAGAAGGTGCAGAGGCTGAGGAACCTGGTCTTTCAAAGGGAG GAAGTGTATCCGGGCGCTGTGATCTAGAGGAGTTCAATGTGAAAACCCTGTACGACAAACTCGAGGACCAGAACCTCCACATCGCCTCCCAGCTGGCTCGACACCGCAAGGACATGCAGGAGTTCTACAGAAACATTTGTCAACAGGCGGAAACACTCGCG AATTCCTTTGAGAATATGGACCATAAAAAGCTGAGTCTTCTCAAAGAGCTGCTCGTCCATAATACCATGAGGGATAAACCATCTGACAGCcttgtgggagagagagaagcacaaG tcacctacaggatgacctga
- the LOC133952236 gene encoding uncharacterized protein LOC133952236 isoform X2 — protein MCYTQSQQSTVPCLSEHDLSKLVSISPLFKTLQEIQQSLHSLSPAEPTQHLHHAVEPSVQESYNGKLIPTALDNLSPQHAAVFLFGCQVMRLLEKCPQFPSVLLLLAKSIPVASLSTNEATLAHCSGDFYFDATNQILYLSEAKLQHVGHFIGVLLQSMAHIVSASTRQSFMQALHEAVSALSLQMFNVSFKWSSEESKFGASEEQHGALVTDFLNARVPAEVHFTEHLLARRLEKYKYFKLEQLIFNLGRCSTEDTDTGLPPKGTPKQISCVEEEIDRLNESFLQLSMQLQQRAPMSRWQKETQSAGNHSAGATPTSSEPSLSRSGTMLLELKRRHVSQRLNELQLTLGRIRQRQQRGSESRDGTGGRKQTDSSSGSTRPGQREQYPGRDGCSPADGQQQGGAPASRSHSQENIQGRALGNYKVESHISHPQRSNNPEMLPDCQMLESQDQPLVTVPGKQELNAL, from the exons ATGTGTTACACACAG AGTCAACAGAGCACAGTCCCTTGTCTGAGTGAGCACGACTTATCCAAGCTGGTCAGTATATCTCCTCTGTTCAAGACCCTGCAGGAGATCCAGCAGTCTTTACACAGCCTCTCACCAGCTGAGCCTACTCAGCATCTCCACCATG CTGTAGAGCCGTCTGTCCAGGAGAGCTACAACGGGAAACTCATCCCAACTGCTCTGGACAACCTCTCCCCTCAGcatgctgcagtgtttctctttggttGCCAGGTGATGCGGTTGCTCGAGAAATGCCCCCAGTTCCCCTCTGTGCTTCTGCTACTGGCCAAGTCGATCCCAGTCGCTTCATTGTCCACTAATGAGGCCACGCTGGCCCATTGCTCTGGGGACTTTTACTTTGACGCGACCAATCAAATCCTGTATCTGTCAGAGGCAAAGCTTCAGCACGTGGGGCATTTTATCGGCGTCCTTCTGCAGTCCATGGCCCACATTGTGTCAG CATCAACACGTCAGAGCTTTATGCAAGCGCTGCATGAGGCCGTTTCCGCTCTGAGCCTTCAGATGTTTAACGTCTCTTTCAAATGGAGCtcggaggag TCAAAATTCGGCGCTTCAGAGGAACAGCACGGTGCATTAGTTACAGACTTTCTCAACGCCAGAGTTCCAGCTGAGGTGCATTTCACTGAGCACCTGTTAGCTCGCAG ACTTGAGAAATACAAGTATTTCAAGTTAGAGCAGCTCATCTTCAACCTCGGACGGTGTTCAactgaggacacagacacag GTTTGCCACCAAAAGGGACGCCGAAACAG ATATCGTGTGTCGAAGAAGAAATCGACCGCTTGAACGAGTCCTTCCTGCAGCTCAGCATGCAGCTACAGCAGAGAGCTCCAATGAGCAGATGGCAAAAGGAGACACAGAGTGCTGGGAACCATTCTGCG GGGGCCACACCAACAAGCAGCGAGCCAAGCCTGAGTCGTAGTGGAACAAtgctgctggagctgaagaGACGCCATGTATCACAGCGTCTCAATGAGCTCCAGCTCACATTAGGTCGGATCAGACAGCGCCAGCAGCGTGGCAGCGAGTCAAGAGATGGGACAGGAGGCCgtaaacaaacagacagcagcagcggcagcactCGGCCGGGACAGAGGGAGCAGTATCCTGGCAGAGATGGCTGCAGTCCCGCCGACGGCCAGCAGCAGGGCGGTGCTCCAGCGAGCCGGAGTCACAGCCAGGAAAACATACAGGGCCGAGCTCTCGGTAACTATAAAGTGGAGAGTCATATATCCCACCCGCAGAGGAGTAACAACCCTGAAATGTTGCCGGACTGCCAGATGCTTGAGAGCCAAGATCAGCCGCTTGTGACCGTGCCAGGAAAACAGGAGCTAAACG CTCTTTAG
- the LOC133952236 gene encoding uncharacterized protein LOC133952236 isoform X1, whose protein sequence is MCYTQSQQSTVPCLSEHDLSKLVSISPLFKTLQEIQQSLHSLSPAEPTQHLHHAVEPSVQESYNGKLIPTALDNLSPQHAAVFLFGCQVMRLLEKCPQFPSVLLLLAKSIPVASLSTNEATLAHCSGDFYFDATNQILYLSEAKLQHVGHFIGVLLQSMAHIVSASTRQSFMQALHEAVSALSLQMFNVSFKWSSEESKFGASEEQHGALVTDFLNARVPAEVHFTEHLLARRLEKYKYFKLEQLIFNLGRCSTEDTDTGLPPKGTPKQISCVEEEIDRLNESFLQLSMQLQQRAPMSRWQKETQSAGNHSAGATPTSSEPSLSRSGTMLLELKRRHVSQRLNELQLTLGRIRQRQQRGSESRDGTGGRKQTDSSSGSTRPGQREQYPGRDGCSPADGQQQGGAPASRSHSQENIQGRALGNYKVESHISHPQRSNNPEMLPDCQMLESQDQPLVTVPGKQELNGQIPLENTTGHTDSDDMWAPADQRPDRNVDKC, encoded by the exons ATGTGTTACACACAG AGTCAACAGAGCACAGTCCCTTGTCTGAGTGAGCACGACTTATCCAAGCTGGTCAGTATATCTCCTCTGTTCAAGACCCTGCAGGAGATCCAGCAGTCTTTACACAGCCTCTCACCAGCTGAGCCTACTCAGCATCTCCACCATG CTGTAGAGCCGTCTGTCCAGGAGAGCTACAACGGGAAACTCATCCCAACTGCTCTGGACAACCTCTCCCCTCAGcatgctgcagtgtttctctttggttGCCAGGTGATGCGGTTGCTCGAGAAATGCCCCCAGTTCCCCTCTGTGCTTCTGCTACTGGCCAAGTCGATCCCAGTCGCTTCATTGTCCACTAATGAGGCCACGCTGGCCCATTGCTCTGGGGACTTTTACTTTGACGCGACCAATCAAATCCTGTATCTGTCAGAGGCAAAGCTTCAGCACGTGGGGCATTTTATCGGCGTCCTTCTGCAGTCCATGGCCCACATTGTGTCAG CATCAACACGTCAGAGCTTTATGCAAGCGCTGCATGAGGCCGTTTCCGCTCTGAGCCTTCAGATGTTTAACGTCTCTTTCAAATGGAGCtcggaggag TCAAAATTCGGCGCTTCAGAGGAACAGCACGGTGCATTAGTTACAGACTTTCTCAACGCCAGAGTTCCAGCTGAGGTGCATTTCACTGAGCACCTGTTAGCTCGCAG ACTTGAGAAATACAAGTATTTCAAGTTAGAGCAGCTCATCTTCAACCTCGGACGGTGTTCAactgaggacacagacacag GTTTGCCACCAAAAGGGACGCCGAAACAG ATATCGTGTGTCGAAGAAGAAATCGACCGCTTGAACGAGTCCTTCCTGCAGCTCAGCATGCAGCTACAGCAGAGAGCTCCAATGAGCAGATGGCAAAAGGAGACACAGAGTGCTGGGAACCATTCTGCG GGGGCCACACCAACAAGCAGCGAGCCAAGCCTGAGTCGTAGTGGAACAAtgctgctggagctgaagaGACGCCATGTATCACAGCGTCTCAATGAGCTCCAGCTCACATTAGGTCGGATCAGACAGCGCCAGCAGCGTGGCAGCGAGTCAAGAGATGGGACAGGAGGCCgtaaacaaacagacagcagcagcggcagcactCGGCCGGGACAGAGGGAGCAGTATCCTGGCAGAGATGGCTGCAGTCCCGCCGACGGCCAGCAGCAGGGCGGTGCTCCAGCGAGCCGGAGTCACAGCCAGGAAAACATACAGGGCCGAGCTCTCGGTAACTATAAAGTGGAGAGTCATATATCCCACCCGCAGAGGAGTAACAACCCTGAAATGTTGCCGGACTGCCAGATGCTTGAGAGCCAAGATCAGCCGCTTGTGACCGTGCCAGGAAAACAGGAGCTAAACGGTCAGATCCCATTGGAAAATACAACTGGACACACGGACAGTGATGACATGTGGGCGCCCGCTGATCAGAGACCGGATCGGAATGTGGACAAATGCTAA